From the Hymenobacter yonginensis genome, one window contains:
- a CDS encoding four helix bundle protein — translation MMEGSAAFAEETRQRTKQAALRVIRLYQAMPQTDEARILGKQLLRSATSVGANHRAACRGRSRAEYFAKLCICVEEADETLYWMELLMESGIIRPEKLAALYEDFNKITAVLASSRRTIREE, via the coding sequence ATGATGGAAGGATCAGCGGCTTTTGCAGAAGAAACGCGTCAGCGTACCAAGCAGGCTGCGCTACGGGTGATTCGCTTGTATCAGGCAATGCCTCAAACCGACGAGGCGCGGATATTGGGCAAGCAGTTACTACGCTCCGCTACATCCGTTGGAGCCAATCACCGGGCTGCCTGCCGTGGCCGCTCCCGTGCCGAGTACTTTGCGAAACTCTGCATCTGCGTAGAGGAAGCAGATGAAACGCTGTACTGGATGGAGTTGCTAATGGAATCCGGCATCATTCGCCCTGAAAAGCTGGCGGCGCTTTACGAGGATTTCAACAAAATCACTGCCGTGCTGGCCTCTTCCCGCCGCACCATCCGGGAAGAATAA
- a CDS encoding phytanoyl-CoA dioxygenase family protein has product MTSLKSYPRFTLGATLTAEQQAFFRQHGFLHFRAFASPEQVQELLRATEAVQQQWLAEGVQKVNGVPIKYGKDVDGAPIVQRFAFASHYSPVLADFLEDARFRALFPLLEAPGGRVGVNEKDGLVINHYVNVPGSEFSQMGWHTDSLRDVFYGKRIGPMLNVGFHLDGTPATNGGLRLIPGTHQQPLREMLFRKKYYKDVGPDPHEIAVETEPGDLTVHDGRMWHRVAQSPLVGEVSRRRVMYVPIVAGKYQPKHENSPTPFYLRFLHLVK; this is encoded by the coding sequence ATGACGTCCTTGAAATCTTATCCGCGGTTTACTTTAGGGGCCACGCTCACGGCTGAGCAACAGGCCTTTTTCCGACAGCACGGCTTCCTTCATTTTCGTGCCTTTGCCAGCCCCGAGCAGGTGCAGGAATTGCTGCGCGCCACCGAGGCGGTGCAGCAGCAGTGGCTGGCCGAGGGGGTGCAGAAGGTAAACGGCGTGCCCATCAAATACGGCAAAGACGTGGATGGCGCGCCCATCGTACAGCGCTTCGCCTTTGCCTCGCACTATAGCCCCGTGCTGGCCGACTTCCTGGAGGATGCCCGGTTCCGGGCCTTGTTTCCACTGCTGGAAGCGCCCGGCGGCCGGGTAGGTGTTAATGAGAAGGATGGCCTCGTCATCAACCACTACGTGAATGTGCCGGGCTCGGAGTTCTCGCAGATGGGCTGGCACACCGACTCGCTGCGTGACGTGTTCTACGGCAAGCGCATCGGCCCCATGCTCAACGTAGGCTTCCACCTCGACGGCACCCCCGCCACCAACGGCGGCCTGCGCCTGATTCCGGGCACCCACCAGCAGCCGCTGCGCGAAATGCTGTTCCGCAAGAAGTACTACAAAGACGTGGGCCCCGACCCGCACGAAATAGCCGTGGAAACCGAGCCCGGCGACCTGACCGTGCACGACGGCCGCATGTGGCACCGCGTGGCGCAGTCGCCGCTGGTAGGGGAGGTGTCGCGCCGCCGCGTGATGTACGTGCCCATCGTGGCCGGCAAGTACCAGCCCAAGCACGAAAACAGCCCCACGCCGTTTTATCTGCGGTTTTTGCACTTGGTGAAGTAG
- a CDS encoding WG repeat-containing protein, protein MPGYQLLPFSLRRPLWAVVGLLLTAEAAAQTQQPPRLVPFRQGSRFGYADLSRRLVLPALYDDAGPMVNEVAWVRRGALYGYIDGSGNPVTPVQYAAAGTFGPDGRATVVLAADTFAIGPDGQRLTGPAAPASETDYLEQGDLVRRQGKVGFRFTSGSSTVVPAEYDEIRDLHHDGLLLVRQGTKWGVLNAKGRLTLPLEYDAIRATPANGFVLPVVEQAGRFGYLGPDGKLLTPIKYATAAPFVQDVARVTTATGQPGYLDSRGREFWDDK, encoded by the coding sequence ATGCCTGGCTATCAGTTACTCCCGTTTTCGTTGCGCCGGCCGCTGTGGGCGGTGGTCGGGCTGCTGCTGACAGCCGAAGCCGCCGCCCAAACTCAGCAGCCCCCCAGGCTGGTACCGTTCCGGCAGGGCAGCCGCTTCGGCTATGCCGACCTCTCGCGCCGCCTGGTGCTGCCCGCCCTCTACGACGACGCCGGCCCCATGGTGAATGAAGTGGCCTGGGTGCGCCGGGGCGCGCTCTACGGCTACATTGATGGCAGCGGCAACCCCGTGACGCCAGTGCAGTACGCCGCCGCCGGCACCTTCGGGCCCGACGGCCGCGCCACCGTGGTGCTGGCCGCCGACACCTTCGCCATCGGCCCCGACGGCCAGCGCCTGACCGGCCCCGCTGCCCCCGCCTCCGAAACCGACTACCTGGAGCAGGGCGACCTGGTGCGCCGCCAGGGCAAGGTGGGATTCCGATTCACGAGCGGCTCCAGCACTGTGGTGCCGGCCGAGTACGACGAAATCCGGGACCTGCACCACGACGGGCTGCTGCTGGTGCGCCAGGGCACCAAATGGGGCGTGCTCAACGCCAAAGGCCGCCTCACGCTGCCCTTGGAGTATGATGCCATTCGGGCCACGCCAGCCAACGGCTTCGTGCTGCCAGTGGTGGAGCAGGCCGGCCGCTTCGGCTACCTCGGCCCCGACGGCAAGCTCCTGACGCCCATCAAGTACGCCACCGCCGCGCCCTTCGTGCAGGACGTGGCCCGCGTAACCACCGCCACCGGCCAGCCCGGCTACCTCGACAGCCGCGGCCGGGAGTTCTGGGACGACAAGTAA
- a CDS encoding energy transducer TonB: MLPLPILDVRLQPCSENWQQMTPTAQGRHCASCQRTVFDFTDKTSADLEAARAASPDGRLCGRFRPTQLAHPPRLRPRLRRFLVALVLVCGLGLTSQQAIGQFLACAKPPTIDFQSIADATAEALGLEPVSISRTREYPMTGFITTEPMPVFPGGQDSLVAYMKRNLRYPDSTSDEGKVFISFVITKTGHIAQAKVLKGVTPTLNAEALRVVRQMPRWIQLSRQHPIEVSYTLPITFSQK, translated from the coding sequence ATGCTACCGCTGCCTATCCTCGACGTGCGCCTGCAGCCCTGCTCCGAAAACTGGCAGCAAATGACGCCCACCGCCCAGGGTCGCCACTGCGCCAGCTGCCAGCGCACGGTGTTCGACTTCACCGACAAGACCTCAGCCGACCTCGAAGCCGCCCGCGCCGCCTCCCCCGATGGCCGCCTGTGCGGCCGGTTCCGGCCGACGCAGCTGGCCCACCCGCCCCGCCTGCGCCCCAGGCTGCGGCGGTTTCTGGTGGCGCTGGTGCTGGTATGTGGCCTGGGCTTAACGAGCCAGCAGGCTATAGGCCAATTTCTTGCCTGCGCAAAACCTCCTACAATAGATTTTCAGTCCATTGCTGATGCTACAGCAGAAGCATTAGGATTGGAGCCTGTATCAATCTCTCGGACGCGTGAGTATCCTATGACTGGATTCATAACAACCGAACCCATGCCGGTTTTCCCAGGCGGACAGGATTCTCTGGTGGCTTACATGAAAAGAAACCTGCGCTACCCTGATTCCACCTCTGACGAAGGCAAGGTGTTTATTAGCTTCGTCATCACGAAAACCGGGCACATCGCGCAAGCAAAAGTGTTGAAAGGTGTCACTCCAACTCTGAATGCTGAAGCGTTGCGGGTGGTGCGTCAAATGCCCCGCTGGATACAGCTGTCCCGGCAGCATCCGATAGAAGTGAGCTACACGCTGCCCATCACCTTCAGCCAGAAGTAG
- a CDS encoding energy transducer TonB family protein, whose product MKLLLFLTLSALLASRTQAQSPRPFGPPDDPLWHCFACKYPEYLDGGFEGMLRAIGQNVRFPQQLQQLQQDGRVFVQFTVSEQGQVRNAVVAQSFRPDADSAAVQAVRRLGAFRPALDAQGRPIAVKLTAPIHFSRK is encoded by the coding sequence ATGAAACTGCTGCTGTTTCTGACACTGTCGGCGCTACTGGCTTCGCGCACGCAGGCGCAAAGCCCCCGCCCGTTCGGCCCGCCGGACGACCCGCTGTGGCACTGCTTTGCGTGCAAGTATCCGGAGTATCTCGACGGGGGATTTGAGGGGATGCTGCGGGCAATTGGCCAGAACGTGCGCTTCCCGCAGCAGTTGCAGCAGTTGCAGCAGGATGGCCGGGTATTCGTGCAATTCACCGTCAGCGAGCAAGGGCAGGTGCGCAACGCCGTGGTGGCGCAGTCCTTCCGGCCCGATGCCGATTCGGCCGCCGTACAGGCCGTGCGGCGGCTGGGAGCGTTCAGGCCGGCCCTGGATGCGCAGGGCCGGCCCATTGCCGTGAAGCTGACGGCGCCCATCCATTTCAGCCGGAAATAG
- a CDS encoding energy transducer TonB: MKTMMLLALLCLLSGEAWAQARKTSTPVAAQPRQKQARKKPLPGKPHIEAPTLSTVTVVSDNEQQVYCLKDTTSSTTPIIYNYVRQMPAFPGGHEAMQAFLQKNLRWPENGGMICAEGRVFVNFIVGKEGRLREFKVLKELDPLLDAEALRVAQLLDGRFTPGAQDGRPVDVYYTVAVTFRIR, encoded by the coding sequence ATGAAAACGATGATGCTCTTGGCGCTGCTGTGCCTGCTGAGTGGCGAGGCATGGGCCCAGGCGAGGAAGACAAGTACGCCGGTCGCTGCTCAGCCCCGACAGAAGCAGGCCCGAAAAAAACCGTTACCTGGCAAGCCGCATATCGAAGCGCCTACTTTGTCAACGGTTACCGTGGTAAGTGACAATGAGCAGCAGGTGTATTGTTTGAAAGATACCACAAGCTCAACCACGCCCATCATCTACAACTACGTCAGGCAGATGCCGGCATTTCCGGGTGGACATGAGGCCATGCAGGCGTTTTTGCAAAAGAATCTACGCTGGCCCGAAAACGGCGGAATGATCTGTGCCGAAGGACGTGTGTTTGTCAATTTCATCGTCGGTAAAGAAGGCCGCTTGCGGGAGTTTAAGGTGCTGAAAGAACTTGATCCGTTGCTGGATGCCGAGGCGCTGCGCGTAGCCCAGCTGCTGGATGGCCGGTTTACGCCCGGCGCCCAAGATGGCCGCCCAGTGGACGTATATTATACTGTTGCAGTCACCTTCCGTATCAGATAG
- a CDS encoding energy transducer TonB: protein MALLLHHVGTAQTVPATVNTTRTYIPEVMVAPTYQPTQSLPGRSVHIDQMPVFQGGTEALHCFLYQNNRLSQPKSGYPTGIVFVGLVVDTAGRVRDVRILRGLHPALDAEALRLTNLLSGRFTPGQNNKRLVAVPLTLPVRFPAIAPVGRKQQKRCASSFTTSTR from the coding sequence ATGGCCCTGCTTCTGCACCACGTCGGTACTGCCCAAACCGTCCCGGCGACAGTCAATACAACTAGAACTTACATACCAGAAGTCATGGTTGCCCCCACTTATCAGCCCACCCAATCATTGCCGGGCCGAAGCGTGCACATCGACCAAATGCCCGTATTTCAAGGCGGCACTGAAGCCTTGCACTGCTTCCTTTACCAGAATAACCGATTGAGCCAACCAAAAAGTGGATACCCGACCGGAATAGTATTCGTCGGGCTCGTCGTAGATACTGCGGGGCGAGTACGAGATGTGCGGATTCTGCGCGGCCTGCACCCGGCCCTGGATGCTGAAGCATTGCGACTGACGAACCTGCTGAGCGGGCGTTTCACACCGGGGCAGAACAACAAGCGGCTGGTTGCCGTCCCTCTTACTCTCCCAGTTCGATTTCCGGCAATAGCCCCCGTTGGCAGAAAGCAGCAGAAGCGCTGCGCTTCATCTTTTACTACCAGTACCCGTTGA
- a CDS encoding hydroxymethylglutaryl-CoA reductase: MLLKLLYTRGSLHNTPEGVAFSIKNRLDTVRITRIDHVQLDGVKIGVEQIALDLGEGDVRPATIFNADSAGYTLPVGQAATFHLATEHLKEGLHTVQVQFVADPFGDLNVEVEDAIAAQPDKRTRIPRSDQDDYSDDAIRARQQFAEEFSGQEFKHLKHYSFDAHDLQGNCEHFTGVTQIPVGLAGPLRVNGEHADGEFLIPMATTEGTLVASYNRGIQLLNLCGGVKCTVIGDAMQRAPVFVFDDARGARDFGKWVEDNIDQIRPEAESTSRIAKLQYIDTYLSNKFAFLRFNYSTGDAAGQNMVGRATFAACSWILEHYKGAPIRHFYLESNFATDKKASQINVMRTRGKRVVAEAVIKRDILQQRMRVTPEQLAYHGQVSNVGAFISGANNNGAHSANGITALFIATGQDVANVSESSAGVLYSEVTAEGDLYISITIPSLIVATHGGGTGLATQNECLRMLGCVGRGTVNKFAEIVAGVVLAGELSLGSAISSSDWVSSHEQYGRNR; this comes from the coding sequence ATGCTTCTCAAGCTGCTCTACACCCGCGGCAGCCTGCACAATACGCCCGAAGGTGTGGCCTTCAGCATCAAAAACCGCCTAGATACGGTGCGCATCACCCGCATCGATCATGTGCAGCTGGATGGCGTGAAGATTGGCGTGGAGCAGATTGCGCTGGATTTGGGCGAGGGCGACGTGCGGCCCGCCACCATCTTCAACGCCGACAGCGCCGGCTACACGCTGCCCGTTGGCCAGGCTGCTACTTTTCACCTGGCCACCGAGCACCTGAAAGAAGGCCTGCACACGGTGCAGGTACAGTTTGTCGCCGACCCCTTCGGCGACCTGAACGTGGAGGTGGAAGACGCCATTGCCGCCCAGCCCGACAAACGCACCCGTATTCCGCGCTCCGACCAGGACGACTACTCCGACGACGCCATCCGGGCCCGGCAGCAGTTTGCCGAGGAGTTTTCGGGGCAGGAATTCAAGCACCTCAAGCACTACTCCTTCGATGCCCACGACCTGCAGGGCAACTGCGAGCATTTCACGGGCGTGACCCAGATTCCGGTGGGGCTGGCCGGCCCGCTGCGCGTGAATGGCGAGCACGCCGACGGCGAGTTCCTGATTCCGATGGCCACCACCGAAGGCACCCTGGTAGCCAGCTACAACCGCGGTATTCAGCTCCTGAACCTGTGCGGCGGCGTGAAGTGCACCGTCATCGGCGACGCCATGCAGCGGGCCCCGGTGTTCGTGTTCGACGATGCCCGCGGCGCCCGCGACTTTGGCAAGTGGGTGGAAGACAACATCGACCAGATCCGGCCTGAGGCCGAAAGCACCTCCCGCATTGCCAAGCTGCAGTACATCGACACTTACCTGAGCAACAAGTTCGCCTTCCTGCGCTTCAACTACAGCACCGGCGACGCGGCCGGCCAGAACATGGTGGGCCGCGCCACCTTCGCGGCCTGCTCCTGGATTCTAGAGCACTACAAAGGCGCGCCCATCCGCCACTTCTACCTCGAATCCAACTTCGCCACCGACAAAAAAGCCTCCCAGATCAACGTGATGCGCACCCGCGGCAAGCGCGTGGTGGCGGAGGCCGTCATCAAGCGAGACATTCTGCAGCAGCGCATGCGCGTGACGCCCGAGCAACTGGCCTACCACGGGCAGGTCAGCAACGTGGGCGCGTTCATCTCCGGGGCCAACAACAACGGCGCGCACTCGGCCAACGGCATCACAGCCCTGTTCATCGCCACCGGCCAGGACGTGGCCAACGTGTCGGAATCCTCAGCCGGCGTGCTCTACTCCGAAGTCACGGCCGAGGGCGACCTGTACATCAGCATCACCATCCCAAGCCTGATTGTGGCTACGCACGGCGGCGGCACCGGCCTGGCCACCCAGAACGAGTGCCTGCGCATGCTGGGCTGCGTGGGCCGCGGCACGGTCAATAAGTTCGCTGAAATAGTGGCCGGCGTGGTGCTGGCCGGCGAGCTGAGCCTGGGCTCGGCCATCAGTAGCTCCGACTGGGTGAGCAGCCACGAGCAGTACGGTCGCAACCGGTAG
- a CDS encoding homogentisate 1,2-dioxygenase, giving the protein MAYYHRLGQIPRKRHTQFRQPDGTLYAEQLVGTLGFHGVSSLLYHQHPPTEIQKVGTPEPYSPKLLKDRPLEPSHLRTLGQVSTGGDYLQARQTLLGNADVTMSICNPTEKRMQYYYKNALADEVIFVHEGRGELWSQMGKVAFEPGDYIVIPRTIIHQLHFEDGPVRLLIIESFSPVETCRRYRNHFGQLLEHSPYCERDIRPPSELIEGDVQESGEYLVKIKKEGQLHHLTYGHSPFDVVGWDGYFYPYATSIHDFEPITGRLHQPPPVHQHFEANNFVICSFVPRLFDYHPLSIPAPYNHSNVDSDEVLYYVAGNFMSRKGVDLASFTWHPSGIPHGPHPGTVEASLGKKETHELAVMVDTFRPLYLTEAALPYVDPHYPMSWQPGFVPDPPRSADMMD; this is encoded by the coding sequence ATGGCTTACTACCACCGCCTCGGCCAGATTCCGCGCAAGCGCCACACCCAGTTCCGCCAGCCCGACGGCACGCTCTACGCCGAGCAGCTGGTGGGCACGCTGGGCTTCCACGGCGTTTCGTCGCTGCTCTACCACCAGCATCCGCCCACCGAAATCCAGAAGGTAGGCACGCCCGAGCCCTACAGCCCCAAACTGCTGAAAGACCGGCCGCTGGAGCCCAGCCACCTGCGCACCCTCGGCCAGGTGAGCACCGGCGGCGACTATCTGCAGGCCCGCCAGACGCTGCTCGGCAACGCCGACGTGACCATGAGCATCTGCAACCCCACCGAGAAGCGGATGCAGTACTACTACAAAAACGCGCTGGCCGATGAGGTGATTTTCGTGCACGAGGGCCGCGGCGAGCTGTGGAGCCAGATGGGCAAGGTGGCCTTCGAGCCCGGCGACTACATCGTTATTCCGCGCACCATCATCCACCAGCTGCACTTCGAGGACGGGCCGGTGCGCCTGCTCATCATCGAGTCGTTCAGCCCCGTGGAAACGTGCCGCCGCTACCGCAACCACTTCGGGCAGCTGCTGGAACACTCGCCCTACTGCGAGCGGGACATCCGGCCGCCGAGCGAGCTGATTGAGGGCGATGTGCAGGAGTCGGGCGAGTACTTGGTCAAGATCAAGAAGGAAGGCCAACTGCACCACCTCACCTACGGCCACTCGCCGTTCGACGTGGTGGGCTGGGACGGCTACTTCTACCCCTACGCCACCAGCATCCACGATTTCGAGCCGATTACGGGCCGCCTGCACCAGCCGCCGCCGGTACACCAGCACTTCGAGGCCAACAACTTCGTCATCTGCTCCTTCGTGCCGCGCCTCTTCGACTACCACCCGCTGAGCATTCCGGCGCCCTACAACCACTCCAACGTCGATTCCGACGAGGTGCTGTACTACGTGGCCGGCAACTTCATGTCGCGCAAGGGCGTGGATCTGGCCTCGTTTACGTGGCACCCGAGCGGCATTCCGCACGGGCCGCACCCCGGCACCGTGGAAGCCAGCCTCGGCAAAAAGGAAACCCACGAGTTGGCCGTGATGGTAGACACCTTCCGCCCGCTCTACCTCACCGAGGCCGCGCTTCCCTACGTAGACCCGCACTACCCCATGAGCTGGCAGCCTGGCTTCGTGCCCGACCCGCCACGGTCGGCCGATATGATGGACTAA
- a CDS encoding transglutaminase-like domain-containing protein has protein sequence MRFTLLRCLLPAGVALLAAGPTSAPRTRTFTFEYTATVPALPATTDSLELWLPVPHPDASQELRNLKISTTAPYTLTKAPFGNTMLHLKVPAAQAAGLTVAMRFEATRREHQNPYLAGAAPKKLRAADAADPNMARWLQPDRLVPLDDKIKFWALEVVAKAGAKTDLEKARAIYEHVVSTVTYDKSGQGWGRGDIYYACDARRGNCTDFHAVFIGYCRAVGIPARFSIGFPVPAERGTGEIKGYHCWAEFYTAQTGWVPVDASEAAKDPSRRAYFFGAHDENRVEFSRGRDLALTPRQQGQPLNYFIYPYAELGGKPFEGVKREFRYQDVGK, from the coding sequence ATGCGCTTTACCTTGCTCCGCTGCCTGCTGCCCGCTGGCGTCGCTTTGCTGGCGGCCGGCCCCACGTCGGCGCCCCGCACCCGCACCTTCACCTTTGAGTACACGGCCACCGTACCCGCCCTGCCCGCCACCACCGACTCGCTGGAGCTGTGGCTGCCCGTGCCCCACCCCGACGCCTCGCAGGAGCTGCGCAACCTGAAAATCAGCACCACCGCGCCCTACACGCTCACCAAGGCGCCGTTCGGCAATACCATGCTGCACCTGAAAGTGCCCGCCGCCCAGGCTGCCGGCCTCACGGTGGCCATGCGCTTCGAAGCCACCCGGCGCGAGCACCAGAACCCCTACCTGGCCGGCGCCGCGCCCAAGAAACTACGCGCCGCCGATGCCGCCGACCCCAACATGGCCCGCTGGCTCCAGCCCGACCGCCTCGTACCGCTCGACGATAAAATCAAGTTTTGGGCCCTGGAAGTGGTGGCCAAAGCCGGCGCCAAAACCGACCTCGAAAAAGCCCGCGCCATCTACGAGCACGTGGTGAGCACCGTCACCTACGACAAATCGGGGCAGGGCTGGGGCCGCGGCGACATCTACTACGCCTGCGACGCCCGTCGCGGCAACTGCACCGACTTCCACGCCGTGTTCATCGGCTACTGCCGGGCCGTGGGCATTCCGGCGCGCTTCAGCATCGGGTTTCCGGTGCCCGCCGAGCGCGGCACCGGCGAAATCAAGGGCTACCACTGCTGGGCTGAGTTCTACACCGCCCAGACCGGCTGGGTGCCCGTCGATGCTTCCGAAGCCGCCAAAGACCCCAGCCGCCGCGCCTACTTCTTCGGCGCCCACGACGAAAACCGCGTGGAGTTCAGCCGCGGCCGCGACCTAGCCCTCACGCCCCGTCAGCAGGGTCAGCCGCTCAACTACTTCATCTACCCCTACGCCGAGCTGGGCGGCAAGCCCTTCGAGGGCGTGAAGCGCGAGTTCCGGTATCAGGATGTAGGGAAGTAA
- a CDS encoding S41 family peptidase, whose protein sequence is MLSPGPEPRLARRRARQPWLLALALVCGVLIGANPFRPSDQNPDGTARGYLKFKEILSYVDRDYVDSVDAEALSDYAIARMLERLDPHSVFIPAKQQQAASAFLQSDFDGVGVEFNIFHDTVTVVAPLSGGPAEQSGLQAGDRILAVNGERVSGMHISTEQMFQKLRGPRGSKVVLQLRRHTVVKPINVALVRNRIPNNSVDVAYLLDATTGYIKISRFASGTYDEFKQALGDLRRQGMTGLVLDLRGNPGGYLDRATKLADEFIGGTRKIVYTDGKGDQYDTQTYSRVLGEFEEGPLVVLVDEGSASAAEVVAGALQDHDRALVVGRRTFGKGLVQQPIALNDGSELRLTIARYYTPSGRSIQKSYSHGLAAYEQDLQNRLRHGELFHADSIHFADSLRYKTVHGRTVYGGGGIMPDLFVPRDTTAFSAYYTRLQSHNLVREFALNYFQGHKAELEALRPEQYLATFRISDAQLQELAEVAAKDGMPANPIHLKRCAELLRNQLKAYIARSAYGKPAYYATLREQDAELKQAVQAMADGSANPMQKLSMK, encoded by the coding sequence GTGCTTTCTCCCGGGCCTGAGCCGCGTCTTGCGCGGCGGCGGGCGCGGCAGCCGTGGCTGTTGGCGCTGGCGCTGGTGTGCGGCGTGCTGATCGGGGCCAATCCGTTCCGGCCTTCCGACCAGAACCCCGACGGCACGGCGCGTGGCTACCTGAAATTCAAGGAAATCCTGAGCTACGTGGACCGCGACTACGTGGACTCCGTGGACGCCGAAGCCCTGTCCGACTACGCCATTGCGCGCATGCTGGAGCGGCTCGACCCGCACTCGGTATTCATTCCGGCCAAGCAGCAGCAGGCCGCCTCGGCGTTTCTGCAGAGTGATTTCGACGGCGTCGGGGTGGAGTTCAATATTTTCCACGACACCGTAACGGTGGTGGCCCCGCTCAGCGGCGGCCCGGCCGAGCAGTCGGGCCTGCAGGCCGGCGACCGTATTCTGGCCGTGAACGGCGAGCGGGTGTCGGGCATGCACATCAGCACCGAGCAGATGTTTCAGAAGCTGCGCGGTCCGCGCGGCTCCAAGGTGGTGCTGCAGCTGCGCCGCCACACAGTGGTCAAGCCCATCAACGTGGCGCTGGTGCGTAACCGCATCCCCAACAACTCGGTGGACGTGGCCTACCTGCTCGACGCCACCACCGGCTACATCAAAATCAGCCGCTTCGCCAGCGGCACCTACGACGAGTTCAAGCAGGCCCTCGGCGACCTGCGCCGCCAGGGCATGACCGGCCTCGTGCTGGACTTGCGTGGCAACCCCGGCGGCTACCTCGACCGCGCCACCAAGCTGGCCGACGAGTTCATCGGGGGAACCCGCAAAATCGTGTACACCGACGGCAAAGGCGACCAGTACGACACCCAGACCTATTCGCGGGTGCTGGGCGAGTTCGAGGAAGGCCCGCTGGTGGTGCTCGTGGACGAAGGCTCGGCCTCGGCCGCCGAGGTGGTGGCCGGCGCTCTGCAGGACCACGACCGGGCGCTGGTGGTAGGCCGCCGCACCTTCGGTAAGGGTCTGGTGCAGCAGCCCATTGCCCTCAACGACGGCTCGGAGCTGCGCCTGACCATTGCACGCTACTACACGCCCTCGGGCCGCAGCATTCAGAAATCATACAGCCACGGGCTGGCCGCCTACGAGCAGGACCTGCAGAACCGCCTGCGCCACGGCGAGCTGTTCCACGCCGACAGCATCCATTTCGCCGACTCGCTGCGCTACAAAACGGTGCACGGCCGCACCGTGTACGGCGGCGGCGGCATCATGCCCGACCTGTTTGTGCCGCGCGACACCACGGCGTTTTCGGCCTACTACACCCGCCTGCAGAGCCACAATTTGGTGCGCGAGTTTGCGCTCAACTACTTCCAGGGCCACAAAGCAGAGCTGGAGGCTTTGCGCCCCGAGCAGTACCTGGCCACCTTCCGCATCAGCGATGCGCAGCTGCAGGAGCTGGCCGAAGTGGCCGCCAAAGACGGCATGCCGGCCAACCCCATTCACCTGAAGCGCTGTGCCGAACTACTTCGTAATCAACTAAAAGCGTATATTGCTCGTAGTGCCTATGGTAAGCCCGCTTACTACGCCACCCTGCGGGAGCAGGACGCCGAGCTGAAACAGGCGGTGCAGGCCATGGCCGACGGTTCCGCCAATCCCATGCAAAAGCTGTCCATGAAATAA
- the ruvX gene encoding Holliday junction resolvase RuvX codes for MGRILAIDYGHKRVGLAVTDPLQLIATPLDTIHSKDLLAYVKAYHLREPLAALVVGMPRTLLNEATDSTSAVVGLLRTLRRELPEVPVHEIDERYTSRMAQAAMLAGGLGKKDRRDKATVDKVAATLILQSFLESR; via the coding sequence ATGGGCCGTATTCTTGCCATCGATTATGGCCACAAGCGCGTGGGGCTGGCCGTCACGGACCCGCTCCAGCTGATTGCCACCCCCCTCGACACCATCCACAGCAAAGACCTGCTGGCCTACGTGAAGGCCTACCACCTGCGCGAGCCGCTGGCGGCGCTGGTGGTGGGCATGCCGCGCACACTGCTCAACGAGGCCACCGACAGCACCAGCGCCGTGGTGGGGCTGCTGCGCACGCTGCGCCGCGAGTTGCCCGAAGTGCCGGTGCACGAAATCGACGAGCGCTACACCTCGCGCATGGCCCAGGCCGCCATGCTGGCCGGCGGGCTGGGCAAGAAGGACCGCCGCGACAAAGCCACCGTAGACAAGGTGGCGGCCACCCTCATTCTGCAATCTTTCCTCGAATCAAGATGA